The stretch of DNA AAATCCAATGTTGCACTGAAGTTTCTGGATTCTCCTTCCCTTATATTCCTTTTAGAATTTATGCTCAGATTTTATTCAATCTGGgtaattatatatagatatgggACACTAGATAAAGCACAGAGAGAAGTTCtctcttcctgagctcaaatctggtctcagacctttactagctgtgtgacactaggcaagttatttaaccctctttgcctgattttcctcttctcttaaaagacttgggaaatggcaaaccactctagttttgccaagaaaacctcaaatggggtcatgaagagtaggaaaTGATTTACAATGACAGACAATTATATATCCCTGGAACCTAACAACAAAAACTCatatagaacaatttttttttttagatttcttttcccccaaggcaatggggttaagtggcttgcccaaggtcacatagctaggtaattattaagtgtctgaggtcagatttgaacccaggtacttctgactccaaggccagtgctctatccactgtgctacctagccacccctagaacaagtttttaatcaaattttgaaGTGAATTGAATGATGGAAAAGTTAACTGGCATATTTGTAAATGACTGAACATACacaatttcacacacacacacacacacacacacacgcgcgcgtgCTACCTTTCTGGTATCTGAAAATAATTACATATTCCTGGAATTTAACAACATAGACTCATATAGAAcaagtttttaatcaaattttgaaGTGAATTGAATGAAAATTGGCATATTGATCTGCAAACACTGGTTTAAGTAGGTTACTGCTAGATCTTTTTCACTACTAGATAGTGCTAATGCCTCAGTAAGGCTCACTACATTTAGTATGTTATGGTGGCAAAAGAAAGTAAagggtcccccccccccttttaggaAGCACTAAATTACAGGTTAAATAAGCAGTGAAAAAGCAAAAACTAGTTAACCACTAGTTTTCTAAATGGAAATCTTAGGTCCCTTTTAGTTATGACTACATTGCAGCCTGCTTCTGCAAGCTTACCAATTTAATCCTTTGGAATTTCATGTCAATTACACACACAAATTTGGTGACTGGACATGACACTGTTTAGTTTTCATGACAGCTCATcaaatgcaggacaatgcaaaaGATTATTTGCTCTGATTACAAAGACTTTACTATCCTTTCTGATAATTAGGAAACCCCTATCAGGAAACTGGACAAGACAGATGCAATAATCAGAGCAGGCTGCATGAATGTATGGCTGTTTGCATAAATGTAAAGTATTAAGAGTAAATTTAAAGTTTCAAAGCATCAGATGTAGAGGTAGAAAGGATGTCTGAGTTTTCTAGCATaatctcattttgcatatgaaacAACAGGCTCAGAGATGAGTGTTTTGTCTATAGCAGCTAAGCAACAGGTCTAAGATTCAGAAACCAggtctctgactctaaatctagttatctttatcttttaggACTCTGCATTtccatattaaaattatttcacagTATTGTCAAATTGACTCCTTGAAAACCTGTAGTCAGATTTTAAGTTTTTCACTTAACAGGGATCTTTAACAAGTAAAGGTTCATTAACTTTAAACTCTaaacatttcattattttcacCTTAAGTGATCCATCTTTCATACTGTACTAACTTTAAAAATGCCACTTCTGATAAAACACaactcttaaaaataaaactatttaaaaaactcTGCTTTAGACTATTATTTCAATCTTCAATAAATTCCGTATTGTCTTTTCATTTGCTTAGTCACCATATTCAAAACTCTGGTGTCACCTGTTACTGCCCCAGATTCCTTCAATTCCAACAATATGCATCAGCTGGCTGATTCTATTGATCTTGTCCCCAGTATATCTCTACTGATTTTATTCACTACAATGTCTGCTCCTTTATATTCCCACTGCTAACACCCTAGTCCACATCTTCATGGCTGCTTGGATTACAGCAGTGGCTTCCTAATCAATCTCTTGCCTACAGTTTTCTAATAATACATCTTCACAATTCTGTCAAAGGAATCTTTTCAATTCAAGGTCTGATTATGAAAATTTACTACtcaaaacttttttctctttactttcaaAAATACAAGTCCAATTTCAAAAACTAACATTCAAGGTACTTTAGAGTTTGGCACAAATTTACCTCTCCCAGACTTCtcaatataatgtaatatttatgTTTACATGATTGGCACTCAAGTCAAACTGGACTGGAATGTTCACTGTCATAAACACACACCACACCTCTTGCCTTGGTGTCTTTGCTTATTCCATTTCTCTATGCctagaacttttctttttctgctcatttCTACTTGAAGGAAatccttaatattttttaaagatttagctGAAATGTCACACCTTTTAAAGTTTCTCTCATCTTCCTAACTGGAAAATACTTTTCTCTTCTAGAGAACTTTCAGAAGACTTTTGTAACCATTTTACACATTTATATTCCATATTACTTCTATTTCTATATAGCTTTTATTTGCTAACTCTTGAAgatttaatattataatattatacatTAAAACCATTGTTTATTGAACAAACTATGCAAATGTAGTGTTTTAATTGAGAAAGTTGTAGATTaaagatgatttatttttatcaacTACAATTTCTATagcattattcatatttttcaattaaagaatACCATCAATTCAACTGGTCAAGTGATTAAGAAACAATAACTTTGTGACAATGGTTAATATTTCATGATAAGTACTAGTTAGTAATATAAATGTTTTCAGAGCTGACTTGTTATAATTACTTAATGATGTCACAATACTTAGGGAAAATTTATAGGAAGAAACAGCTAAATTTGAATGGTGTACAGAAAATATCAGAAAACAAATTTGTAGAAATCAAGGGTTGAACCTTCTCCTGAATCTAAACACTTTCAGACAAATTTAGttctttaaaatttccaaagATTTTGTAACTCCCGTTGGTAATAAATTCTAATGGCTGATATGCTTACCTGACCCCAAGCTTTATTAATTCCCTTGGTAATAAATTCTAATGGCTGATATGCTTACCTGACCCCAAGCTTTATTAATTCCCTTACTCCCCCCAGATCAAACATCCTTTCTTACAAACAAgtcataaacaaataaatacaaagggcAAAGAAAAGCTAATTCTtattccaaaacaaaaaagtaacatTAAAACAGTTGTCTTTACAAAAAGATGTTACGTTAAACAAAAATAGTTACCAATTTTATCTTCTAGTTCCATTACTGAATGTTGATCACTTTTTACAGAGGATGAGTTCTCTAAGGAATCCTACATtttaaacaaaggcaaaaaaaatgcaaaattatataattagacAAGCTTTGGGTAATTATTGTatcaaaaaaaagctaaaatcaaaagtgatttacACAAAAACATTTTGGgggatagcttttttttttgaaaaagaatgtaatgATGAACTCAGTAGTATCATCAAAATTTTGGTGAACATAAATCAGTAAAGTTTAATGTTGAAAAGTGTAGCATGAATAAGGTGAACAATAGTTAACATGGAATCCTCATAATTAAATACAGAAAAGATCAAAGTTTTTACAGTTTAGCATATtactattaaataattttttcatgggAGAACTCCACATTTTAATTGTAGGGAAGTATCCATACAgttctattttttgctttcaagCTGTTCCTTACCAAAAGTTTGTAGGCAGAATTTTCTAGATAGTGCCTCACTATATAaaaatgagcaagtcatttaattccattattcattttcataaacaagatcattataattaaaataaaaaataagatattttgtgCTACTGAACATCATGAAAAGTCTTTGGCACTTGAAAAAATTCACcattaagaaatagaattaaaaaacatTGAATTCTTTTCCGAATTTATCTATTCTACATTTATTAGGATTTTATGATTAAAAGCTAATGTTTTAAATGGGCATACTGTATGATCaaagattaattttattaataaaataaaataatctgcaACCTTTAAAGATGTTAATTCTGCTTTCACATCATGTAGTTCAGCCTCTTTTTGTTGTAGCAACAGTCTTGCATTTTCTTGCTCTTTTACAGAAGACTCTATCTGATTCTGAATGTCATTTTTGCTACATAAAAGATTCTCAGAAAGTTCTTTTATCTGTGCTAAAAGATTTTGGTTTTCAAGTCTagtcttttcatttacattattcaTCTCCTGAAGGTCAAGTTGCAGTGTTGCTTTTTCTGATAGacatccttccatttctttttttaggagaATTCTCTCTTTTTCATAGTCTTCAAGTGAAGCTCTAAGTTCTTCACAATGAgccaaattctcttctttgatatgttcattttctttctgcaATTGTAGCACTATTTCATTATTCTGAAAAACTAAGCTCtgtttttcctccttcattcttcCTAAAGAGTCAGTTACTGCTTGTAGGATAATCATGATatcttcttcctcattcttttctgaaattctgtatcCCATCTCTTTCAGCAAATGATACAGTTGAGACCTAACAATTGAGTTTTGTATTTGCTCCTTTACAAATAATTTAGCTAAACTATCTTTTTCTTCAATTGTCACCTGAAGTTTATTTTTCAGTTCAGCAGCTTGCTCTTTAAAACTAAAGTCTCCTTTTTTTTGGGATATAAAtgtgtccaattctttattcATCCTGATCTTTTCCTTACttagtctttcattttcttcctgaaGGGTCTTCATTTGAGATGATAACACTTTCTGTTCTTCAGAGAGAACTTTAACTTGAACTTCAAGTTTTTCTACATTTTGGTTGTTacgatttttttcttttaaagtttcttcCCATACTTCCGTTAAtactttcacctttttttctagttcactatTATACTGAGAAACTTTATCTACTTTTTCCCTAACTTCTACAGcttctttctctttgctttcaCATTTTTTGTGGAGATTGTCCAACTCCTGAGCATTTTGCATTTTACTGAATAAATGATCTTTTTCATCACTAATAATACATATTTTTGCTTGTAGCTCCTGTATCATGTTATCTTTCTGATTAAGACTAATCATTACTTCTTCATTCATCTCTTGAAGATTCCTGATTATATTTTCATGTTTCTGTGAGTCATCTTGCTTAGATAATAacacttccttttcttctttgagacTATTCACAATTTCAATGAGactatctttttcatttaaagCAGCTCTAAGTTTTTGCTGCAGTTCATAAACATCAGAAGCTTGCTGTTGCTtcatggattcaaattcctggCTGATCTTTCCAGCTGACTCACCCAATTCTCTCTGTAAAATTTCCATTGTTTCTCGTAAACTCTCATAATTTGAAACTGcttcttgtttttcttgctttaaattttcaTATTGTTCCCTAAGATCTTGCATTTCAAAcatcatggtcaatttttctttttctgaatctgACAATAAAGTTTGCTTTAGTTCTGATATTTCTTTTTGGTACTCCTCTTTAAGCCTCTGTACTTCCATGTTATGTTGTTTCACAGAACTACTAAAGTGATTTCTTGAAACCTCTAGCTCAGACTTTAACTTTTCAATTATACAACAGTGATCTTCTTTAACAAGTAGTAGTTCATTAACTTTAAACTCTAAATCTTCCCGTTCGTGAAAAAACTCATCCTTTATATTCTGGGCATCCATTTCTAATTTTAACTTTAGATTATTCATATATGTCACTTCATCTTTTAACATACTATGTTGTGACTCCAGTTCTTTCAAGGAATCTTCTAAGTGTCTGACTTTTTCATTAACTATTTGTTTTACAGCTCTTTCTTCTTGTGTCTCTTCCCTATTATGTTCCTGGTTTTCTTTAACTGGCTTCAATGcttctttaaggttttcaaattcATGCTTAGACTTTTcctgaacatttttttcatttgcaacATTCTCTGTTAATTGAATcaacttgtttctttcttcttcatgttCTTTTCCAGAAGCTTCAAGCTGGTGCATCAATGTTGCCATTTCTTCTTTGTGTGTAATCTTCAATAGCAAAAGCTCCTCCTGCAggctactcatttcactttggtGATGCTGAGAATTAGCCTTAATAATGTTTTGGAGATTATTAATTTCTTGGTTCTTTTCCTCTGCAATAACTTCCAATTGTTTTTTCAGATCTAAGATTTCTTCCTCATAAGCTGGAATTCTTTGAATCTCTTCTTGTAACTTTGTTACATCATCTTGTGACTCAATGGTAAATTTAAGCTGTTCTGAAAGCCCTATTTGCTTCTTCACTGCTTCCTCCAATTCTTTCTCTAAGATAGCTTTATCTTCACTGTACTTTGACTGTACTTGACTCAATTCAGTTTtccaattttcaatttcttttaaataacttCTACTTGAGTGTTCAAACTCTTTCTGTAGGTCTTCTATCTTAGTTATGGAAtgctggtttaaaaaaaaagcatatattaatcattaaaaaagataaaattaaccttaatttccagttttctctgtatcttttttATTGCAATTTAAccagagagaagaagaagaatcaggTGGCAGAGAACATTTATCCTAGGCAGGCTCAAGAATTTAGCTGTATTTCTGCCCCATTGCTATAGGAACAAGGGCCAAGAAAAAAGTTCTTTATCTCTCCTGTAATGCTCAATCAGTCTGAATGAAGAAGCAAGATAGAAAAAGATGGTTTAAACAATATGATTACAACTAACATTTAAGGACAGACACCATAAATAGTACAGTCAATGCttggacaaaaaaaaagcagttgTCTATAAATCtgactttcctttaaaaaagcttctaaaatttatttttaagtttaaaaagcaaacatTCTTTTAATCAAATGTGGCAAAATAATCAGACtgcttaaaagaaaaaggaattttatagTCAGAATTATGGCAGAAATGTATGACACACAGAACTATTAGCACTGTACTTTTTAAGCCCAGGGATACTTAGGATCATCAGTTTTATTACAACTCTTATAATGGTAAATGAGGGGAAGGTATGTGTAATTCATGTAAggaaagaatcatgaaaaaaactCATCTTATATACTATGGGACGAATTTGATGATAACATTTTGAGCACATAATCTATGTTCCTATTAACTGTTTTTAAATAACTAATTATAAAATTTAAGTTGTGTTATTTCAAGTCTTTATAGAACATATAATACTtatgtctcattttattctgCACCTACATCCTTACTTTGAGTATTCAGGCTATATTATAGGTATCTACATTTCATATTCTTGTACCTagactcaagaaaaaaaaaataaatcatttgaacTCCCAGACATAGTTCCTATTAACCTTGTAGAAGATTGTACTTATTTTACCACTGTCTCTATTATCTCATTATGTAGTTGaagttaaaaattgctttttttgtgGCAAACCTGGAAAATCTTTCTACAATGGCTTTAGTCTATTTTTCTGTATGCTTTTCCCCTcaatgatatttcttttccttcctctgactCTCCTCTCCCTTTGGCAGCACAAAGCTTGGCTTTCTAAATCTCTCCTCCacacaaactaaaaaaaagctaaaactCATTTACAACGGTATTAATTATTTTGGCTAATTGCATGTTTAAATTTTCTCCATATATGTAGAAGTTTAATCAATCAGTTAGATGAATCACGGAAAAGAATTTGTGGAGCCATAGTTCAGTGCAAGGATAATCTGGAAAGACCTGTTGTGGAAAATGcaatccacattcagagaaaaaaatagggattctgaatgtagagcaaagcatactatctatgttcactttttaaaatggcttgtgtttcttctttcttactcattgcttttttcccctcagttctaatttctctttcacaacatgactaatatggaaatttgctaaatatgattatatatgcaCAACTACTACCAGACTGTTTGACATTAGGAGGAGGGGGACTGGAAGAGAAGGTGGTATTCATAAacttgcatatggatgaatgagAATTTATGGAGCAAGGAAACTTCATCCCAGTGCTTTGAAATCACAAATCACTGTGATCccagaaagcaaaattattttgtctGGTAAAGGTTGGTGGGTTTGAATAGAAGGGAAAATAGATGGCTAAGCTggtcttttcttctatttcttccgTTGACCTTTCAACCCTTACTTTTTCATACTTCTACATTAGACTCATACTAGGGAATCCAatgtttatttctaattcttattgACTCCTTGCCCTTCATCCATGCCATCATCCCTGGACTAGATCTTGCTTTACTCCAAATAgcattataattaattataactgactttgagattttaaaaatgttagaatatatgtatatgtaaaataaaaaacactTTAGAAATTATTCCAAAACACTATTTTCTCAACACTGCCACAATTAAACAATGGAACAATATAGAGATATTGAGActatataaaaaaattcacaaaaaaatatatttacatacttCAGTTTCTTGcttcattttaacattttctttcttcaaagcTAAACAATCTTGCTCAACCTCTGCTTTTTCCAGAAGAATAGTATCCAGGCGTTCTGTGAGAGCCTGTTTTTGAACAAGAAAATGTGTTTGTAAAGTACTAATAAAAAAAAGGTTATAGTTCAGTCACAGAACATCAATTTAGTTTTCAAACATTTCCTGCTTTGAATCAGGGATAGGGATGACCAGACACTTATTTTTAGGAATCTTGAATGGAATAATACTGAGGATAATTCAATGGTAGAACAGCTAATATTTCAAAAGATTTCAGATTTGATTTACTCTCACAAAAAATGAAAGAGCAGACGAATGCTAGTAGCTTTGAGAGAATTAAGATAGTTGGGAAAGAGAGCTAGTTTAGGAAAAAGCAAGtttgaggaaaagaagagagtgcTTGGATTTGATCTTGTGGGGTTAGAAGTGATGGAAAGACatacaaaaacaatttataatatggtcacaataatgtaaaggaaaacaaatctgAAAGACTTTCAAACTCGgataaaagaagaatcataattTCAGAAGACTGAAGACAAAGGAAACCCCCCTTTTACTCAGCAGAAATGTAAACTATAGTTGCAAACTGAGATCTATGCTTTGAGAGTTGGCCACATGTTATTTGCTCTACTTGATTTTACTTACATGGAATGGGTCAAAAACGGAGAGGAAAGTCAATGGAAATGAATGATCAGACACATTTTTTAGGAACCTAAATATTTTGGGAACctaatatttcataaaaaaagaatatgaagaaataaaacagtcAAATGAAGAAGCAAGTCCAATTATATGAGCCTGAAGCCTATAAACGTATTTTAGTTCTCAAAGGGAATACAGAGAGAAATGAGTAGAGAAACAAGATGACAATCAAATTTAAGGGGTGAGAAGAAGTCAAAGAATTGCACCCACAGAGAGCATTTTTTAAGAGTTATAAATTATCTTAAAGACCATCTGGTCCAGGGGCTCTTACCCTAGGGTCTGTGGATAAATTTCAGGGAGTTCATGAATTGGAACAGAAAAAAGACCCAACATGTTACTTTTCTAacctttgctttcctttgtaattctatatattttatgcattaaaaacattATACTAAGAAGGGCTTCAATGGTTTTATCAGACTACCAAGGGAGGGTTCAAGACACCAAAAAAGCTAAGAGTTCTTGATCTTAAGAGTTCACTctcctcattatacagatgaggaaattgagattagGACTCAAGTGTCCTGATTTATAATAGTGTTTTTTCCAGTTTGCTAAGCTGCCAACTGCAAGGAAACATGACTTATCAAATATTTccgataaaaataaatatatttaaaaaaataaccaatcCCACCAGCACTATTCAGAAATGTGCTATTACCTGAATTACATCATTAGTTCCTCCAGCAACAGGTTTTGATCTGAATTCTTCAATCTCCTTctctaattctaaaaaaaaaggtttaaaaatctGTCATTGCTTCTtgaacaaaataattcagaaatcaGTAAAATTGCATAAAGATTCTATAAAGGCATATTGTAGTACACATAAGTTATATCTTTGGCTCCAAAAGTGGCAAAGCAACACTCAGCACCCCCTCTCCAGCACCCTCTCCTCCATAATATATTAAATACCAATGTAAAACATACTTTACTATTAAGAATTACACAATGGATTATGTAAAGATCTAAACATAGCCACATATACCCTTCCTTCTGACTAAAATATTCCCTTTTCCAACTGGATCTAAATATTACTGAAACCAAAATTAGCATTTATTCTAGTAAGAAACTTaggtctaggggcggctaggtggcgtagtggataaagcactggccctggagtcaggagtacctgggttcaaatctggtctcagacacttaataattacctagctgtgtggccttgggcaagccacttaaccctgtttgccttgcaaaaaaaaaaaaaaacccaaaactaaaaaaaaattaagaaacttagGTCTTTGGGTTACAtttcaaaaaatcattaaaaattcaaGTAATTCAAAGGTgaaacatttatatttacattaaaGATAATggcattttcttttaaagaagatAATTGAACTTTAAGTAAATAATAACAGCTACCAAAATTTCTATAGCAATTACTATGTGAGAGGCAGAGTGCtatctttatctcattttatacccTCTAACTTAATTTCTTTGATACTCTTTAAAACTGTtctaaaaattgatatttttttttccatccttcaTTTTCACAGTCCGCTCACCTCAAACAAGCTTTGTTCTATCCTTCTAATATTCCTTCCAGCTCAATCAGACAAAGGCAACTGCTCTTTAGTTTGGTGAGATAATGAAAACATCAAAGGTGAGAGTGGGTGGAATCTTAAACATTATTAGGTTCCCCGTAAGACAGTCTGGGAAGAATTATATGGTTTGCATGGTATCATCAAGGACCAAAGTCAAGTCAGTGTAAAATTagcaattatataatttttctaaaatgaaaatgaagatttgGATAAAGTGAACATTTTACCAATCCAATTACCTGTGCATCTTGATTTAACTTTCTGCATCAACATCATCTGCTTCTTGGCAAACTTGATGAGATCTTCCTTGGGTAATGTTTCCAACTGAAATATATATGGAAGTTATTAAATTGGTTATAATTTGTGTTTCTACTACAGCACAAAGAAAATACTccaatattttgttaaaagaagTCCTATTATTGATGtttaaatctttacatttcttaaaaatttaaagttatttaagTCAAAACTATTCCTAACTCCACTTAAAAACAGACTAAATGAATTCTGACTACATGAAAATTCAAGAACTGTTGCTGAAAGAGGATGAGAGAAAAATTAGGCCAAGTATTTTACCAGCTATTTAATGTTTTCATAAAGACTTTTGAGGAAAAAGtattgactatatatataatatatataaaacatatatacaatCTATAATAGATATGCAAacataatatagaaaatatataaatcttaGAGATCATATGATCCAATACCCTAATTTACAGAAGAAACTAAGATTACTAGTTAGTAGCAGAACTTTGaatatcacaagtcttttgacCCCTAGAAGTTTActagtttttgttttgcaagtGTTTAATATTTTGAACTGCAAATTCTTTCAGTTGTTATATCAATGTAAAAGATAAAAAACTGCCAATCAGAAAGAGTatatgtaattattaaaagttTAGTGTTTCTCaaatatcttgttgtctgatcttgttatcgcTTTATACTTcttgtttcttaaggatatgatttctctcatcatactcaatttggatcaattacacaacatggaaacatagtaaagaatgacagattgctttctgtaggggtggggggagggaagaaagattgggagaaaaattgtaaaactcaaaatctttaataaaagaaaaaaa from Macrotis lagotis isolate mMagLag1 chromosome 6, bilby.v1.9.chrom.fasta, whole genome shotgun sequence encodes:
- the GCC2 gene encoding GRIP and coiled-coil domain-containing protein 2 isoform X2 — encoded protein: MCDAGADMEEPGQDVVASPAAPGAGKSKLETLPKEDLIKFAKKQMMLMQKVKSRCTELEKEIEEFRSKPVAGGTNDVIQALTERLDTILLEKAEVEQDCLALKKENVKMKQETEHSITKIEDLQKEFEHSSRSYLKEIENWKTELSQVQSKYSEDKAILEKELEEAVKKQIGLSEQLKFTIESQDDVTKLQEEIQRIPAYEEEILDLKKQLEVIAEEKNQEINNLQNIIKANSQHHQSEMSSLQEELLLLKITHKEEMATLMHQLEASGKEHEEERNKLIQLTENVANEKNVQEKSKHEFENLKEALKPVKENQEHNREETQEERAVKQIVNEKVRHLEDSLKELESQHSMLKDEVTYMNNLKLKLEMDAQNIKDEFFHEREDLEFKVNELLLVKEDHCCIIEKLKSELEVSRNHFSSSVKQHNMEVQRLKEEYQKEISELKQTLLSDSEKEKLTMMFEMQDLREQYENLKQEKQEAVSNYESLRETMEILQRELGESAGKISQEFESMKQQQASDVYELQQKLRAALNEKDSLIEIVNSLKEEKEVLLSKQDDSQKHENIIRNLQEMNEEVMISLNQKDNMIQELQAKICIISDEKDHLFSKMQNAQELDNLHKKCESKEKEAVEVREKVDKVSQYNSELEKKVKVLTEVWEETLKEKNRNNQNVEKLEVQVKVLSEEQKVLSSQMKTLQEENERLSKEKIRMNKELDTFISQKKGDFSFKEQAAELKNKLQVTIEEKDSLAKLFVKEQIQNSIVRSQLYHLLKEMGYRISEKNEEEDIMIILQAVTDSLGRMKEEKQSLVFQNNEIVLQLQKENEHIKEENLAHCEELRASLEDYEKERILLKKEMEGCLSEKATLQLDLQEMNNVNEKTRLENQNLLAQIKELSENLLCSKNDIQNQIESSVKEQENARLLLQQKEAELHDVKAELTSLKDSLENSSSVKSDQHSVMELEDKIVNLEKESKEKEEKLSKIKVVALKARKELDSSRKEAQSLREELELVRSERDHLSTSMKDLIQGAEGYKNLFLEYDKQAEQLDMEKERANNFEHQIEDLTRQLKDSSSQCDKLSSDNEDLLARIETLQSNAKMLETQILEIQRAKVIVDKELETEKLQKEQKIKEHTNTLKDLEELQVQIQKEKKHLQKTMQELEMVRKDAQQTTLMDMEIADYERLVKELNQKISDKNNRIEDLEQEIKIYKQKQETLQEEMSSLQCSMQQAEDKNTKIKQILVKTKKELADSKQTETNQLILQSSLKGELEASQQQIEVYKIQVAELTSEKHKIQEQLRTSMEQYQRTLSSCHQKMTILQAECNTAKAEQAVITSEFESYKVRVHNVLKQQKNKSLSQSETEGTKQERYDMHWFSPNYKKLQRPPKREAHDGYEQTVS
- the GCC2 gene encoding GRIP and coiled-coil domain-containing protein 2 isoform X1, whose amino-acid sequence is MCDAGADMEEPGQDVVASPAAPGAGKSKLETLPKEDLIKFAKKQMMLMQKVKSRCTELEKEIEEFRSKPVAGGTNDVIQALTERLDTILLEKAEVEQDCLALKKENVKMKQETEHSITKIEDLQKEFEHSSRSYLKEIENWKTELSQVQSKYSEDKAILEKELEEAVKKQIGLSEQLKFTIESQDDVTKLQEEIQRIPAYEEEILDLKKQLEVIAEEKNQEINNLQNIIKANSQHHQSEMSSLQEELLLLKITHKEEMATLMHQLEASGKEHEEERNKLIQLTENVANEKNVQEKSKHEFENLKEALKPVKENQEHNREETQEERAVKQIVNEKVRHLEDSLKELESQHSMLKDEVTYMNNLKLKLEMDAQNIKDEFFHEREDLEFKVNELLLVKEDHCCIIEKLKSELEVSRNHFSSSVKQHNMEVQRLKEEYQKEISELKQTLLSDSEKEKLTMMFEMQDLREQYENLKQEKQEAVSNYESLRETMEILQRELGESAGKISQEFESMKQQQASDVYELQQKLRAALNEKDSLIEIVNSLKEEKEVLLSKQDDSQKHENIIRNLQEMNEEVMISLNQKDNMIQELQAKICIISDEKDHLFSKMQNAQELDNLHKKCESKEKEAVEVREKVDKVSQYNSELEKKVKVLTEVWEETLKEKNRNNQNVEKLEVQVKVLSEEQKVLSSQMKTLQEENERLSKEKIRMNKELDTFISQKKGDFSFKEQAAELKNKLQVTIEEKDSLAKLFVKEQIQNSIVRSQLYHLLKEMGYRISEKNEEEDIMIILQAVTDSLGRMKEEKQSLVFQNNEIVLQLQKENEHIKEENLAHCEELRASLEDYEKERILLKKEMEGCLSEKATLQLDLQEMNNVNEKTRLENQNLLAQIKELSENLLCSKNDIQNQIESSVKEQENARLLLQQKEAELHDVKAELTSLKDSLENSSSVKSDQHSVMELEDKIVNLEKESKEKEEKLSKIKVVALKARKELDSSRKEAQSLREELELVRSERDHLSTSMKDLIQGAEGYKNLFLEYDKQAEQLDMEKERANNFEHQIEDLTRQLKDSSSQCDKLSSDNEDLLARIETLQSNAKMLETQILEIQRAKVIVDKELETEKLQKEQKIKEHTNTLKDLEELQVQIQKEKKHLQKTMQELEMVRKDAQQTTLMDMEIADYERLVKELNQKISDKNNRIEDLEQEIKIYKQKQETLQEEMSSLQCSMQQAEDKNTKIKQILVKTKKELADSKQTETNQLILQSSLKGELEASQQQIEVYKIQVAELTSEKHKIQEQLRTSMEQYQRTLSSCHQKMTILQAECNTAKAEQAVITSEFESYKVRVHNVLKQQKNKSLSQSETEGTKQERQHLETIIDQLKMKLQETQNNLQSNASELQVLQSEHDTLLERHNKMLQETVAKEAELREKLCSVQAENMMMKSEHTQTVSQLTSQNETLRSNFRDQMRHLQEEHRKTMETLQQQLSKVEAQYFQLKSDPIIRNSTSSHQPLKNLRERRNTDLPLLEMHTVTREEGEGMETTDTESVSSTSVHTPSLEQLLNSPETKLEPPLWHEELSKEELVQKLNSTSKSADHLNGLLRETEATNAILMEQIKLLKSEIRRLERNQERAKSVANLEYLKNVLLQFIFLKAGSERERLLPVIDTMLQLSPEEKGKLVAIAQGEEENPSRPSGWASYLHSWSGLR